The following are encoded together in the Deinococcus soli (ex Cha et al. 2016) genome:
- a CDS encoding ABC transporter ATP-binding protein, whose translation MNNGAPDTDALVARDVHVHAGSFPAVRGVSAAFRPGVFSAVIGPNGAGKSTLLRALLGLNPVTQGEVTLAGRPLKAWSRAQRSRQLAYLAQSEGLPDGARVRDVVALGRGAGDWRFGLLPRTPWTPADEAAVDAALDRTDTRRFEDRRVSELSGGERQRAALARALAAEPRFLLLDEPTNHLDLAYALDVVRYLRCEVAGGLGVVAVLHDLNLAARADHLVLLCGGRVQAAGSPHEVLTPGHLHAAYGLHVNVVQHADRLLVIPQD comes from the coding sequence ATGAATAACGGCGCGCCGGACACCGACGCCCTGGTCGCGCGGGACGTCCACGTTCACGCCGGGTCGTTCCCGGCGGTGCGCGGCGTGAGCGCGGCGTTCCGGCCCGGTGTGTTCAGCGCCGTGATCGGCCCGAACGGCGCGGGCAAGAGCACGCTGCTGCGCGCCCTGCTGGGCCTGAACCCCGTCACGCAAGGGGAGGTGACTCTGGCCGGGCGGCCCCTGAAGGCCTGGAGCCGCGCGCAGCGGTCGCGGCAACTGGCGTACCTCGCGCAGAGCGAGGGGCTGCCGGACGGCGCGCGCGTGCGGGACGTGGTGGCGCTGGGGCGCGGCGCGGGCGACTGGCGCTTCGGGCTGCTGCCCCGCACCCCCTGGACCCCCGCCGACGAGGCCGCCGTGGACGCCGCGCTGGACCGCACCGACACCCGCCGTTTCGAGGACCGCCGCGTGTCCGAACTCAGCGGCGGGGAGCGGCAGCGGGCGGCGCTGGCCCGCGCCCTGGCGGCCGAACCGCGCTTCCTGCTGCTGGACGAACCCACCAACCACCTCGACCTCGCGTACGCGCTGGACGTCGTGCGCTACCTGCGCTGCGAGGTCGCGGGCGGCCTGGGCGTCGTGGCGGTGCTGCACGACCTGAACCTCGCCGCGCGCGCCGATCACCTCGTGCTGCTGTGCGGCGGGCGCGTGCAGGCCGCCGGGTCCCCGCACGAGGTGCTGACGCCCGGGCACCTGCACGCCGCGTACGGCCTGCACGTCAACGTGGTGCAGCACGCAGACCGCCTGCTGGTCATCCCGCAGGATTGA
- a CDS encoding (2Fe-2S) ferredoxin domain-containing protein has translation MPPKFFPTHGHLLVCQGPNCQARGSALLHKALWNHLERQSLAYYKRGGTLRLTESGCLGACSYGPALCVYRPDPGGAGLEEAWYAAVDFPLAARVAQATHDRAPLPAEHRYGPDPDA, from the coding sequence ATGCCCCCGAAGTTCTTCCCCACCCACGGCCACCTGCTCGTCTGCCAGGGCCCGAACTGTCAGGCGCGCGGCTCGGCGCTGCTGCACAAAGCCCTCTGGAATCACTTGGAACGCCAGTCGCTGGCGTACTACAAACGTGGCGGGACGCTGCGCCTCACCGAGAGCGGCTGCCTGGGCGCGTGCAGCTACGGCCCGGCGCTGTGCGTCTACCGCCCCGACCCCGGCGGCGCGGGCCTGGAGGAAGCGTGGTACGCCGCCGTGGACTTCCCGCTGGCCGCGCGGGTGGCGCAGGCCACGCACGACCGCGCGCCCCTGCCCGCCGAGCACCGCTACGGACCGGACCCGGACGCCTGA
- a CDS encoding HRDC domain-containing protein encodes MTDPVTSVRPDARLVRLHAGRGDPHARLAGALADLEGAAWGLLLRDETALARQLAEHLGAGTLRVDARVRVSREALAAAGLAAASVDADWRGARAVWLLEPTPAELDRARRAGVPVIVDATLAPGGTWLAQGARLVVYRDSVTLTGHGDAPLSALFGTGAAPAPVAAAPSDLSVALALRDVATLPLRLARVARTTTQLAERLGGAAQPAGPTALLLAPDEAADSEAPLGGVLAAARSVPGGVLITPGLEDARVALALLRGEATAEETPATPVAPEAAAPQEEDRREREPRPDGRPDQRGEFRERRESRDRFERRERGGRRDERRDSRERGGRDRFERRDFRPPVTGARGEQPDAPSTPSQPDQPDVPERFTFEPPAAAGAPVSTPAPAPQPEPEETWEPEIVFSDSPAQVAAPLPTPVSSGPDAPNLPQVPDVRHQAVEEQDQPAAEQAGSVMEQPANTQPEPEPTPEPAPVILPPDLPGGKEDPAANLTDGQLAIYARLREWRNAEAKRQEISRFIIASNATLAEIARRVPYTLDDLREVKGMGQARLGKYGDKILDVVRG; translated from the coding sequence ATGACTGATCCCGTGACTTCCGTTCGTCCTGACGCCCGGCTCGTGCGCCTGCACGCCGGGCGGGGCGATCCGCACGCCCGCCTTGCGGGGGCGCTCGCCGACTTGGAGGGCGCCGCGTGGGGCCTGCTGCTGCGCGACGAGACCGCCCTGGCCCGCCAGCTGGCCGAGCACCTGGGTGCGGGCACGCTGCGGGTGGACGCCCGCGTGCGCGTCAGCCGCGAGGCGCTGGCGGCCGCCGGGCTGGCCGCCGCGAGCGTGGACGCCGACTGGCGCGGCGCGCGCGCCGTGTGGCTGCTGGAACCCACGCCCGCCGAGCTGGACCGCGCCCGCCGCGCCGGGGTGCCCGTGATCGTGGACGCCACGCTGGCGCCCGGCGGCACCTGGCTCGCGCAGGGCGCGCGGCTGGTCGTGTACCGCGACAGCGTGACCCTGACCGGGCACGGCGACGCGCCCCTGAGCGCCCTGTTCGGCACGGGAGCCGCGCCCGCCCCGGTGGCCGCCGCGCCCAGCGACCTGAGCGTGGCGCTGGCGCTGCGGGACGTGGCGACGCTGCCGCTGCGGCTGGCGCGCGTGGCCCGCACGACCACGCAGCTGGCCGAGCGGCTGGGCGGCGCGGCGCAGCCTGCCGGACCGACCGCGCTGCTGCTGGCGCCGGACGAGGCGGCGGACAGCGAGGCCCCGCTGGGCGGCGTGCTGGCGGCGGCGCGCAGCGTGCCGGGCGGCGTCCTGATCACGCCCGGCCTGGAGGACGCCCGCGTCGCGCTGGCCCTGCTGCGCGGCGAGGCCACCGCAGAGGAGACGCCCGCCACGCCGGTGGCCCCGGAGGCGGCCGCGCCGCAGGAGGAGGACCGCCGCGAGCGCGAGCCGCGCCCGGATGGCCGCCCGGATCAGCGGGGCGAGTTCCGGGAGCGCCGCGAGAGCCGCGACCGCTTTGAGCGCCGGGAACGCGGAGGTCGCCGCGACGAACGGCGGGACAGCCGCGAGCGGGGAGGCCGCGACCGCTTCGAGCGCCGCGACTTCCGCCCGCCCGTGACCGGTGCGCGCGGCGAGCAGCCCGACGCGCCCAGCACCCCGTCGCAGCCGGATCAGCCCGACGTGCCCGAACGCTTCACCTTCGAGCCTCCAGCCGCAGCGGGGGCCCCTGTGAGTACACCCGCCCCTGCGCCCCAGCCAGAGCCGGAGGAGACCTGGGAGCCCGAGATCGTGTTCAGTGACTCGCCCGCGCAGGTCGCCGCGCCGCTGCCCACCCCGGTCAGCAGCGGCCCCGACGCCCCGAACCTCCCGCAGGTGCCGGACGTGCGCCATCAGGCCGTCGAGGAGCAGGACCAGCCCGCGGCGGAACAGGCCGGTTCTGTCATGGAGCAGCCCGCCAACACCCAGCCGGAACCGGAGCCCACGCCCGAACCTGCCCCGGTCATCCTGCCCCCGGACCTGCCCGGCGGGAAGGAGGACCCGGCGGCGAACCTCACGGACGGGCAGCTGGCGATCTACGCCCGCCTGCGCGAGTGGCGCAATGCCGAGGCCAAACGCCAGGAGATCAGCCGCTTCATCATCGCCAGCAATGCCACCCTGGCCGAGATCGCCCGGCGCGTCCCGTACACCCTGGACGACCTGCGCGAGGTCAAGGGCATGGGGCAGGCCCGCCTGGGCAAGTACGGCGACAAGATCCTGGACGTCGTACGCGGCTGA